A window from Variovorax sp. PBL-E5 encodes these proteins:
- a CDS encoding cyanate transporter, with translation MTVADTPVRREGGIGFALLIVLVALNLRAFYTSSSPLLESIRSATGLGFQWAAMLTVLPMMTMGPMSLAGVAIGRRFGERAAILLGLATIAASCASRFFVTGDALPLLLSAALAGAGVGLVQALMPAVIKRNCPARMGIAMGLYSAALMGGGGLGAMGSPWVARLAGAWQAGLAVWALPALLALWAWSRSAYAAPVSARVPGARTDAGWLRCFANRRAWLLAVYFGLVNGGYTSLVAWLPHFYAQQGWSAAQGGAMLALMTAAQLVSALLLPALARGRRDLRPWLALTLLAQLAGFAGLLLNAPAAAAIVVVLGFGLGGSFALCMVLSLDHLPDPAQAGTLAAFMQAVGFMIAALAPFVTGAVREHTGSFGFAWAYLGAVVVLLLPLSWRLDPRGYARATAGLFGSPTSARAVPLGRAAHAAAE, from the coding sequence ATGACGGTGGCAGATACGCCGGTACGCCGCGAGGGCGGCATCGGCTTCGCGCTGCTGATCGTGCTCGTCGCGCTCAACCTGCGCGCCTTCTACACCTCGAGCAGTCCGCTGCTCGAAAGCATCCGCAGCGCCACCGGCCTGGGCTTCCAGTGGGCCGCGATGCTCACCGTGCTGCCGATGATGACGATGGGGCCGATGTCGCTGGCAGGCGTCGCGATCGGCCGGCGCTTCGGCGAGCGCGCGGCCATTCTGCTCGGGCTGGCGACGATCGCCGCGTCCTGCGCCAGCCGTTTCTTCGTCACCGGCGATGCGCTGCCGCTGCTGCTCAGCGCCGCGCTGGCGGGCGCCGGGGTCGGGCTCGTCCAGGCCCTGATGCCCGCGGTCATCAAACGCAATTGTCCGGCCCGCATGGGCATCGCGATGGGCCTGTATTCCGCCGCGCTGATGGGCGGCGGCGGCCTGGGCGCGATGGGCAGTCCCTGGGTCGCGCGCCTCGCCGGCGCATGGCAGGCCGGGCTCGCGGTGTGGGCGCTGCCGGCGCTGCTCGCGCTATGGGCATGGTCGCGCAGCGCGTATGCCGCGCCGGTGTCCGCGCGCGTGCCCGGCGCGCGCACCGACGCGGGCTGGCTGCGTTGCTTCGCGAACCGCCGCGCCTGGCTGCTGGCGGTCTACTTCGGCCTGGTCAACGGCGGCTACACCAGCCTGGTCGCGTGGCTGCCGCACTTCTATGCGCAGCAGGGCTGGAGCGCGGCGCAGGGCGGCGCGATGCTGGCGCTGATGACGGCCGCGCAGCTGGTTTCGGCGCTGCTGCTGCCCGCACTCGCACGCGGCCGGCGCGACCTGCGGCCGTGGCTCGCGCTCACGCTGCTGGCGCAGCTCGCGGGTTTCGCTGGGCTGCTGCTGAACGCACCGGCGGCCGCGGCCATCGTGGTGGTGCTGGGCTTCGGCCTCGGCGGCTCCTTCGCGCTGTGCATGGTGCTGTCGCTCGACCATCTGCCCGATCCCGCGCAGGCCGGCACGCTGGCCGCGTTCATGCAGGCGGTCGGCTTCATGATCGCCGCCCTGGCGCCCTTCGTGACCGGCGCGGTGCGCGAGCACACGGGCAGCTTCGGCTTCGCGTGGGCCTACCTGGGCGCCGTCGTCGTGCTGCTGCTGCCGTTGAGCTGGCGCCTCGATCCGCGCGGCTATGCGCGGGCGACGGCCGGGCTCTTCGGCTCGCCGACCTCGGCGCGCGCGGTGCCGCTCGGCCGTGCGGCCCATGCCGCGGCCGAATGA
- a CDS encoding DUF3311 domain-containing protein, giving the protein MNPLKWLALLPVIAFFSGGWLSAFAPDFVLGLPFLMLWNVSWLVLSSFIMLAIDRSEGDLDAADAAAAGEAR; this is encoded by the coding sequence GTGAATCCCCTCAAATGGCTGGCCCTGTTGCCGGTGATCGCGTTCTTCAGCGGCGGATGGCTCAGCGCCTTCGCGCCGGACTTCGTGCTGGGCCTGCCTTTCCTCATGCTGTGGAACGTGAGCTGGCTGGTGCTGAGCTCCTTCATCATGCTGGCCATCGACCGCAGCGAGGGCGACCTCGACGCCGCGGACGCAGCAGCAGCCGGAGAGGCTCGATGA
- a CDS encoding LysR family transcriptional regulator — protein sequence MQDDAAVAAAALQGLTAGSPPLSLTLRLLEVFLAVVERRTMTAAAEQLNLTQAAVSQSVTALEQALRVKLFDRSVRPPVLTLVGQSVCQHALEIVTAAHKLEDQMRYSGSGRLPLLRIGMLDSFASTAGVTVLSQLRELAFEWTIASGFKATGIPALLERRSDVIITSDETPVPPEVEALPICSEPFVLAIPASHRGKVSDVKSLGAKLDFIRYGRDAHMLTRIQSYLESAGMQAPVRYQFDTTDAVVRMVAGGFGWTVMTPLILLKSGVQPHAVRVLPLPGPAMRRTLIVATRRGEGTEIAQQIRATSIATLKSVVVPQLAKLMPHVVKEFRILEKKGPLK from the coding sequence ATGCAAGACGACGCAGCCGTCGCTGCGGCGGCCCTTCAGGGCCTGACCGCGGGATCGCCACCGCTCAGCCTCACGCTGCGCCTGCTCGAGGTCTTCCTGGCTGTCGTGGAACGACGCACCATGACCGCGGCGGCCGAACAACTCAACCTGACGCAAGCAGCGGTGTCGCAGTCGGTCACCGCGCTGGAGCAGGCGCTGCGCGTCAAGCTCTTCGACCGCTCCGTGCGGCCGCCGGTGCTGACGCTGGTCGGGCAATCCGTCTGCCAGCACGCGCTCGAGATCGTCACCGCCGCGCACAAGCTGGAGGACCAGATGCGCTACAGCGGCTCCGGCCGGCTGCCGCTGCTGCGCATCGGCATGCTGGACAGCTTCGCGTCGACCGCCGGCGTCACCGTGCTGTCGCAGCTGCGCGAACTCGCCTTCGAATGGACGATCGCCTCGGGCTTCAAGGCGACCGGCATTCCGGCGCTGCTGGAGCGCCGCTCGGACGTCATCATCACCTCGGACGAGACGCCGGTTCCGCCGGAGGTCGAGGCGCTGCCGATCTGCAGCGAGCCCTTCGTGCTGGCCATTCCGGCTTCGCACCGCGGCAAGGTCAGCGACGTCAAGAGCCTGGGCGCCAAGCTCGACTTCATCCGCTACGGGCGCGACGCGCACATGCTCACGCGCATCCAGAGCTACCTCGAGAGCGCCGGCATGCAGGCGCCGGTGCGCTACCAGTTCGACACCACCGACGCCGTCGTGCGCATGGTCGCCGGCGGCTTCGGCTGGACGGTGATGACGCCGCTGATCCTGCTCAAGTCGGGCGTCCAGCCGCACGCGGTGCGGGTGCTGCCGCTGCCCGGGCCGGCCATGCGCCGCACGCTGATCGTCGCCACGCGGCGCGGCGAGGGAACGGAAATCGCGCAACAGATCCGTGCCACCTCGATCGCGACGCTGAAGAGCGTGGTCGTGCCTCAGCTCGCGAAGCTGATGCCGCACGTGGTGAAGGAATTCAGGATCCTGGAAAAGAAAGGCCCGCTCAAGTGA
- a CDS encoding TauD/TfdA dioxygenase family protein has protein sequence MDSSITLRHFPPSDTGAGRPEREVVLKGPGIGAEVRGVDVARGLDDEAFEFVRNALHEYSVIVLRDQDLAPAEQTAFTKRLGEMRVSFYNRYGVPGHPELSVVSNIRKEDGEAIGIADAGMLWHTDASYLKTPDMYTVLYGLQIPQRDGQVLGDTVFTSAWRAYEALPEAMKKRIAGLRATHSFIHHLDKKKRAGNLKRAPLTEAQKAELPDVDHPIVRTHPVNGRPCLFVTEGHTSAVVGLSEDESDALLEALWTQLKNPAFHYRHSWRKGDLIVWDNCAVHHLAVFDYGDIPRRLHRAGILGPEPF, from the coding sequence ATGGATTCCTCAATCACGCTGCGCCACTTTCCCCCCTCCGACACCGGCGCCGGCCGGCCGGAACGCGAGGTCGTGCTGAAGGGCCCGGGCATCGGCGCCGAGGTCCGGGGCGTCGACGTGGCCCGTGGCCTCGACGACGAAGCCTTCGAATTCGTGCGCAATGCGCTGCACGAGTATTCGGTGATCGTGCTGCGCGACCAGGACCTGGCACCGGCCGAGCAGACGGCCTTCACGAAGCGGCTGGGCGAGATGCGCGTCTCCTTCTACAACCGCTATGGCGTGCCCGGACATCCCGAGCTGTCGGTGGTCTCCAACATCAGGAAGGAGGACGGCGAGGCGATCGGCATCGCCGACGCCGGCATGCTCTGGCACACCGACGCCTCCTACCTGAAGACGCCGGACATGTACACGGTGCTCTACGGCCTGCAGATACCGCAGCGCGACGGCCAGGTGCTCGGCGACACGGTCTTCACCAGCGCCTGGCGGGCCTACGAGGCCTTGCCCGAGGCGATGAAGAAGCGCATCGCAGGCCTGCGCGCGACGCACAGCTTCATCCATCACCTGGACAAGAAGAAGCGGGCCGGCAACCTCAAGCGCGCGCCGCTCACCGAGGCGCAGAAGGCGGAGCTGCCCGATGTCGACCATCCGATCGTGCGCACCCATCCGGTCAACGGCCGTCCCTGCCTGTTCGTGACGGAAGGACATACCAGCGCCGTGGTCGGGTTGTCCGAGGACGAAAGCGACGCGCTGCTCGAGGCGCTGTGGACACAGCTGAAGAACCCCGCCTTCCACTACCGGCACAGCTGGCGCAAGGGCGACCTGATCGTCTGGGACAACTGCGCGGTGCACCACCTCGCGGTCTTCGACTACGGCGACATTCCGCGCCGGCTGCATCGCGCGGGCATTCTCGGCCCGGAGCCTTTCTAG
- a CDS encoding sodium:solute symporter family protein has translation MNIALPIIAFFVLGALGLAVLARRGRKMSLEQWALGGRGLGAIMVFLLMAGESFSTFTFLGASGWSYSKGAPAFYILAYGGLAYLMAFWMLPAVWRYANAHKLVSFSDFFASKYDSRALGVLVSVVALMGMVALLTIQLRGLGIIVSEASYGAIAPQVAIWIGAAVMVVYVLVSGIHGSASIAIVKDLLILGLAIFLGVYLPLHYYGGVTPMFAAIHQANPSYFQFPKDGLNLTWYNSTILLTALGYYLYPFNLTSVYAARSARAVRRNTILMPLYQIVIAFLFLVGFAAILKVPGLKGAEVDLALFGLAKASFDPWFVGLIGGTGVLTALVPGSMILLTASTVIGKNVYKEGFAPRATDRQVSMMARIVLPVFALVAVYFVLRGGTTIVSVAIFASSLLTQLLPSLLFSLLRRPFGSKQAAFAGILAGGAVLGFTMIAGTSLGQLFPQAPVVFKSLNIGLVALAVNALVFVVVTLLGRFVPARGAAAVPA, from the coding sequence ATGAACATCGCATTGCCGATCATTGCCTTCTTCGTGCTCGGCGCGCTCGGGCTCGCGGTGCTCGCGCGCCGCGGCCGCAAGATGAGCCTCGAACAATGGGCGCTGGGCGGGCGCGGGCTCGGTGCCATCATGGTGTTCCTGCTGATGGCGGGCGAATCCTTCTCCACCTTCACCTTCCTGGGCGCGAGCGGCTGGTCGTACAGCAAGGGCGCGCCGGCCTTCTACATCCTGGCCTACGGCGGCCTGGCCTACCTGATGGCGTTCTGGATGCTGCCGGCCGTCTGGCGCTATGCCAACGCGCACAAGCTGGTGTCGTTCTCGGATTTCTTCGCCAGCAAGTACGACAGCCGCGCGCTCGGCGTGCTGGTCTCGGTGGTGGCGCTGATGGGCATGGTGGCGCTGCTCACCATCCAGCTGCGCGGACTGGGCATCATCGTCTCCGAGGCTTCCTACGGCGCCATCGCGCCGCAGGTCGCGATCTGGATCGGCGCGGCGGTGATGGTGGTCTACGTGCTGGTGTCGGGCATCCACGGCTCGGCGAGCATCGCGATCGTGAAGGACCTCCTGATCCTCGGCCTCGCGATCTTCCTCGGCGTGTACCTGCCCTTGCACTACTACGGCGGCGTGACGCCGATGTTCGCCGCGATCCATCAAGCGAACCCGAGCTACTTCCAGTTTCCGAAGGACGGCCTGAACCTCACCTGGTACAACTCGACCATCCTGCTGACGGCGCTGGGCTATTACCTCTACCCGTTCAACCTGACCTCGGTGTATGCGGCCAGGAGCGCGCGCGCCGTGCGGCGCAACACCATCCTGATGCCGCTCTACCAGATCGTGATCGCCTTCCTGTTCCTGGTCGGTTTCGCGGCCATCCTCAAGGTGCCGGGGCTCAAGGGCGCGGAGGTCGACCTCGCACTGTTCGGCCTCGCCAAGGCGAGCTTCGATCCGTGGTTCGTCGGCCTCATCGGCGGCACGGGCGTGCTGACCGCGCTGGTGCCGGGCTCGATGATCCTGCTCACCGCGTCGACCGTGATCGGCAAGAACGTCTACAAGGAAGGCTTCGCGCCGCGCGCCACCGACCGCCAGGTGTCGATGATGGCGCGCATCGTGCTGCCGGTCTTCGCGCTGGTGGCGGTCTACTTCGTGCTGCGCGGCGGCACCACCATCGTGTCGGTGGCGATCTTCGCGTCGAGCCTGTTGACGCAACTGCTGCCCTCGCTGCTGTTCAGCCTGCTACGGCGGCCCTTCGGCAGCAAGCAGGCCGCCTTTGCCGGCATCCTCGCGGGCGGCGCGGTGCTCGGCTTCACGATGATCGCCGGCACCAGCCTCGGACAATTGTTCCCGCAGGCGCCGGTGGTCTTCAAATCGCTCAACATCGGCCTGGTCGCGCTGGCGGTCAATGCGCTGGTGTTCGTCGTCGTGACGCTGCTCGGGCGTTTCGTGCCGGCGCGCGGCGCGGCGGCCGTGCCGGCCTGA
- a CDS encoding GntR family transcriptional regulator yields MPTAVRRSRPAPSDPPASRTRRADAAPPEAPPTDASVDERVYAAVSKALLSGRLRPGTPLRERALAEALGCTRGAIRKALARLGTEKRLVLEHNRGAFVPNPSIDDMRGIYRARRIVEAGLITTLFGQLSREQVAALRKHVQGEQRAFKEGRREDAIRMAGDFHLLLAQMAGSEELLSYIRRLVANTELYKALFDSAEAASCAPREHEQIIEALSGASLQRAVAIAMEHLDELEQRVVAGAAAEREVDLASLFAEDAPTPSPRAGTGSTGSRKSRT; encoded by the coding sequence ATGCCCACCGCCGTTCGCCGCAGCCGCCCCGCCCCTTCCGACCCACCCGCCAGTCGCACCAGGCGCGCCGATGCCGCGCCGCCCGAGGCGCCGCCAACCGATGCCAGCGTGGACGAACGGGTCTATGCCGCGGTGTCGAAGGCGCTGCTGAGCGGCAGGCTGCGCCCCGGCACGCCGCTGCGCGAGCGCGCGCTCGCCGAGGCGCTGGGCTGCACGCGCGGCGCGATCCGCAAGGCGCTGGCGCGGCTGGGCACCGAGAAGCGGCTGGTGCTCGAGCACAACCGCGGCGCCTTCGTGCCCAACCCGTCGATCGACGACATGCGCGGCATCTACCGCGCGCGCCGCATCGTCGAGGCCGGCCTGATCACGACCTTGTTCGGCCAGCTGTCGCGCGAGCAGGTCGCGGCGCTGCGCAAGCACGTCCAGGGCGAACAGCGCGCCTTCAAGGAAGGACGGCGCGAGGACGCGATCCGCATGGCGGGCGACTTCCATCTGCTGCTGGCGCAGATGGCCGGCAGCGAAGAACTGCTTTCCTACATCCGGCGGCTGGTGGCGAACACCGAGCTCTACAAGGCGCTCTTCGATTCGGCCGAGGCCGCGAGCTGCGCGCCGCGGGAACACGAGCAGATCATCGAGGCGCTCAGCGGCGCGTCATTGCAACGCGCCGTCGCCATCGCGATGGAGCACCTGGACGAACTGGAGCAGCGCGTGGTCGCCGGTGCGGCCGCGGAACGGGAGGTCGACCTGGCCAGCCTGTTCGCCGAGGACGCGCCTACACCCAGCCCGCGCGCCGGAACCGGTAGTACAGGTAGCCGCAAATCCCGAACATGA
- a CDS encoding amidohydrolase family protein: MSMPSSLLLRNVRPLGAAPLDVLVQDGRLAALGPALQAPNGCAVEEGGGALLLPGLVEGHTHLDKTMWGMDWYRNEVGTRLIDRIDNERAFRHASGHDAGAQSLALAKAFLALGTTRLRTHVDIDTQAGLRHLDGVLRTRSVLRDVQQIQIVAFPQSGLLQRPGTDALLDQAMAAGADVLGGLDPCAIDGDPVRSLDTLFGIAERRACPIDIHLHEPGAMGAFSLERILERTAALGMQGRVAISHGFCLGDLPANERDPLLARMAALGVALITSAPPSRSVPPLMACRQAGVTVLGGNDGIRDTWSPYGNPDMLERAMLIGLRYNLRRDDELDVALDCVTEAGARGCGFGAYGLAPGCRADLVLLDAQTVAEAVVARPVRRLVVAGGRIVARNGELLPDAVPA; this comes from the coding sequence ATGTCCATGCCATCCTCGCTTCTTCTTCGCAACGTGCGTCCGCTGGGTGCCGCGCCGCTCGACGTGCTGGTGCAGGACGGCCGGCTCGCGGCGCTCGGCCCGGCCTTGCAGGCGCCGAACGGCTGCGCGGTCGAGGAGGGCGGCGGCGCCTTGCTGCTGCCCGGCCTGGTCGAAGGCCACACGCATCTGGACAAGACGATGTGGGGCATGGACTGGTACCGCAACGAGGTCGGCACCCGGCTCATCGACCGGATCGACAACGAGCGCGCCTTCCGCCACGCAAGCGGGCACGACGCCGGTGCGCAGTCGCTTGCGCTCGCCAAGGCCTTTCTCGCGCTCGGCACGACGCGCCTGCGCACGCATGTCGACATCGACACGCAGGCCGGGCTGCGCCATCTCGACGGCGTGCTGCGCACGCGCAGCGTGTTGCGGGACGTGCAGCAGATCCAGATCGTCGCCTTCCCGCAGTCGGGCCTGCTGCAGCGTCCCGGCACCGACGCGCTGCTCGACCAGGCGATGGCCGCGGGCGCCGACGTGCTCGGCGGACTCGACCCCTGCGCCATCGACGGTGACCCGGTGCGCTCGCTCGACACCCTGTTCGGCATCGCCGAGCGCCGCGCGTGTCCGATCGACATCCACCTGCACGAGCCGGGCGCGATGGGCGCGTTCTCGCTCGAACGCATCCTCGAGCGCACGGCCGCGCTCGGCATGCAGGGCCGGGTCGCGATCAGCCACGGCTTCTGCCTCGGCGACCTGCCGGCGAACGAGCGCGACCCGCTGCTCGCGCGCATGGCCGCGCTCGGCGTGGCGCTGATCACCAGCGCGCCGCCGTCGCGCAGCGTGCCGCCGCTCATGGCCTGCCGGCAGGCGGGCGTGACGGTGCTGGGCGGCAACGACGGCATCCGCGACACCTGGTCGCCCTATGGCAACCCCGACATGCTGGAGCGCGCGATGCTCATCGGCCTGCGCTACAACCTGCGCCGCGACGACGAGCTCGACGTGGCGCTCGATTGCGTCACCGAAGCGGGCGCGCGCGGCTGCGGCTTCGGAGCCTACGGCCTCGCGCCCGGCTGCCGCGCCGACCTGGTGCTGCTCGATGCGCAGACCGTCGCCGAGGCGGTGGTCGCGCGGCCGGTGCGGCGGCTCGTGGTGGCGGGCGGCCGCATCGTGGCGCGCAACGGCGAGCTGCTGCCCGACGCGGTGCCTGCATGA
- a CDS encoding Bug family tripartite tricarboxylate transporter substrate binding protein codes for MKHHGLRRSLLAGMAGLALFGAVAAQAGDYPSKPIRLVVAYPPGGPLDILARVLAEPLGTALGQPLIIENRAGAGGVIGSDFVAKAQPDGYTILLGSTPLAIQETLYRKLPYSATRDLTPIANLAEGPQVLVVGSAVPVKTVQELIDYGRAQHGKLNYASPSAGGTNHLAAELLKMRGGFEATHIAYKGGAPAEIAIISGDVAFGFGALTGSLQQVRQGRLRALGVTSKQRWPSAPDVPAIAETLPGFDVSSWYGLLGPAGMPAEVVQRLNSEVNKILAQPAMKKRLVDLDLLPAPGTPAQFRAYLHQNIDMWGKVVRDAGITVD; via the coding sequence ATGAAGCACCACGGTCTGCGCAGAAGCCTGCTCGCCGGCATGGCCGGGCTCGCGCTGTTCGGCGCTGTCGCGGCCCAGGCCGGCGACTATCCGAGCAAGCCCATCCGTCTCGTCGTCGCCTACCCGCCGGGCGGACCGCTCGACATCCTCGCGCGCGTGCTCGCCGAGCCGCTGGGCACGGCGCTCGGCCAGCCCCTGATCATCGAGAACCGCGCGGGCGCGGGCGGCGTCATCGGTTCGGACTTCGTCGCCAAGGCGCAGCCCGACGGCTACACGATCCTGCTCGGCTCGACGCCGCTGGCGATCCAGGAAACGCTCTACCGCAAGCTGCCCTATTCGGCCACGCGCGACCTGACGCCGATCGCCAACCTCGCGGAAGGCCCGCAGGTGCTCGTCGTCGGCAGCGCGGTGCCGGTGAAGACGGTGCAGGAACTGATCGACTACGGCCGTGCGCAGCACGGCAAGCTCAACTACGCCTCGCCGAGCGCGGGCGGAACCAACCACCTCGCGGCGGAGCTGCTCAAAATGCGCGGCGGCTTCGAGGCCACGCACATCGCGTACAAGGGCGGGGCGCCGGCGGAAATCGCCATCATCAGCGGCGACGTCGCGTTCGGCTTCGGCGCGCTGACGGGCTCGCTGCAGCAAGTCCGGCAAGGCCGCCTGCGCGCGCTGGGCGTGACGTCGAAGCAGCGCTGGCCGAGCGCGCCGGACGTGCCCGCCATCGCCGAGACGCTGCCGGGCTTCGATGTCAGTTCCTGGTACGGCCTGCTCGGGCCGGCCGGCATGCCGGCGGAGGTCGTGCAGCGGCTCAACAGCGAGGTCAACAAGATCCTCGCGCAGCCGGCGATGAAGAAGCGCCTGGTCGATCTGGACCTGCTGCCCGCGCCGGGCACGCCGGCCCAGTTTCGCGCCTACCTTCACCAGAACATCGACATGTGGGGCAAGGTCGTCAGGGACGCCGGGATCACCGTCGACTGA
- a CDS encoding TauD/TfdA dioxygenase family protein has product MNLSITHSDRPIGARVANVRLPDLDEDAFRRILDLVNERSVVTIEGQDLSEQQQIDFARRFGELQKIFLKDALSSRYPELFVVSNILENGKPIGSTDAGVYWHTDGAYLPKPHSVSMLYAIEVPEKDGKAVGDTLFAAMGAAYDALPQATREQVDRLRGVHSLHYRYATKADAAQDMAELTRQFPPVSHPLAIRHPATGRKCLYLSEGYTTRIEGLPEDEGEALLKALCEHVVRPEFQYRHRWAPGDLLIWDNRATLHRATFDYALPQRRLMRRATVSGEAFG; this is encoded by the coding sequence ATGAACCTGTCCATCACCCATTCCGACCGGCCGATCGGCGCCCGGGTCGCCAACGTCCGTCTGCCCGATCTGGATGAAGATGCGTTCCGCCGGATCCTCGATCTGGTGAACGAGCGCAGCGTCGTCACCATCGAAGGACAGGATCTGTCCGAGCAGCAGCAGATCGATTTCGCGCGCCGCTTCGGCGAACTGCAGAAGATCTTTCTGAAGGATGCGCTGTCGAGCCGCTACCCCGAACTCTTCGTGGTCTCGAACATCCTCGAGAACGGCAAGCCGATCGGCAGCACCGACGCGGGCGTGTACTGGCACACCGACGGCGCCTACCTGCCGAAGCCGCACAGCGTCTCGATGCTGTATGCCATCGAGGTGCCCGAGAAGGACGGCAAGGCCGTGGGCGACACGCTGTTCGCCGCCATGGGCGCGGCCTACGACGCGCTGCCGCAGGCCACGCGCGAGCAGGTCGACCGGCTGCGCGGCGTGCACAGCCTGCACTACCGCTACGCGACCAAGGCGGATGCCGCGCAGGACATGGCCGAGCTCACGCGGCAGTTTCCGCCGGTCTCGCATCCGCTGGCGATCCGGCACCCGGCCACCGGCCGCAAGTGCCTGTACCTCAGCGAGGGCTACACGACCCGCATCGAAGGCCTGCCCGAGGACGAGGGCGAAGCCCTGCTGAAGGCGCTGTGCGAGCACGTGGTGCGGCCCGAATTCCAGTACCGGCACCGGTGGGCGCCCGGCGACCTGCTGATCTGGGACAACCGCGCCACGCTGCATCGCGCCACCTTCGACTACGCGCTGCCGCAGCGCCGGCTGATGCGGCGCGCCACCGTCTCCGGCGAGGCCTTCGGGTAA
- a CDS encoding tripartite tricarboxylate transporter substrate binding protein — MKRFLRAALVLGLLGGAGGAVAAYPDHPVRIILPYAAGGGADVLTRTVADALGKLWKQSVLVDNRPGAGATIGTDMVAKAPADGYTLLMTAGTMAVSPAAYPKLPYDVLKDFAPITMVAESPYVLAVNAAVPAKTVADLLKLAKRQPGKLNFGSPGNGTLSHLSFELLSFRTGTRSTLVNYKGSNPALTAVMAGEVDFVLDTPAAVMPQVDAGKLRALGVTSAARSRGLPSVPTLQEEGVPDFDVTIWFGLMAPAHTSPEIVRQLHDDVAKVLAAPAMKEKLGRERLEITTMQPDEFATYLRRDVAKWGDVVRKANIKFD; from the coding sequence ATGAAAAGATTCCTGCGCGCGGCCCTGGTCCTCGGCCTGCTGGGCGGCGCGGGCGGCGCCGTTGCCGCCTATCCCGATCATCCCGTGCGCATCATCTTGCCCTATGCGGCAGGCGGCGGCGCCGACGTGCTGACCCGCACGGTCGCGGACGCGCTCGGCAAGCTTTGGAAGCAATCGGTGCTGGTAGACAACCGGCCCGGCGCCGGCGCCACCATCGGCACGGACATGGTGGCCAAGGCGCCGGCCGACGGCTACACGCTGCTGATGACGGCCGGCACGATGGCTGTCAGCCCGGCCGCGTATCCGAAACTGCCTTACGACGTGCTGAAGGACTTCGCGCCCATCACCATGGTCGCCGAATCGCCCTACGTGCTCGCCGTCAACGCGGCCGTGCCGGCGAAGACCGTGGCGGACCTTCTGAAACTCGCCAAAAGACAGCCCGGCAAGCTGAACTTCGGCTCGCCCGGCAACGGCACGCTGTCGCACCTGAGCTTCGAGCTGCTGTCCTTTCGCACCGGCACCCGCAGCACGCTGGTCAACTACAAGGGCAGCAATCCGGCGCTCACCGCGGTGATGGCGGGCGAGGTCGACTTCGTGCTCGACACGCCGGCCGCCGTGATGCCGCAGGTCGACGCCGGCAAGCTGCGCGCACTCGGCGTGACCTCGGCGGCGCGCAGCCGAGGCCTGCCGTCGGTGCCCACGTTGCAGGAGGAGGGCGTGCCCGACTTCGACGTCACGATCTGGTTCGGTCTGATGGCGCCCGCCCACACATCGCCCGAGATCGTGCGCCAGCTGCACGACGACGTGGCCAAGGTGCTGGCCGCGCCCGCCATGAAGGAGAAGCTCGGCCGCGAGCGCCTGGAGATCACCACCATGCAGCCCGACGAATTCGCCACCTACCTTCGCCGCGACGTCGCCAAGTGGGGCGACGTCGTCAGAAAAGCCAACATCAAGTTCGATTGA